The Methanobacterium sp. sequence TGCATAAATAGAGCAGTTTCTACATAAACATTCTTCTTTCCGGTCCAGATCAGGGCAATGTTCTATTCCAGATGCACAGTGCAGTGCAGGAAACTCTTTAGGTTCAATCAGCGAAGAGCCCAACGCCTCTTCTTGAAGAAGTAACACTTTATCATGTACACACTGGCTTTTTTGTACTTTACACTCAAGACAGCGGCATTTTTCAAT is a genomic window containing:
- a CDS encoding DUF2769 domain-containing protein codes for the protein MEIEFNAENIEKCRCLECKVQKSQCVHDKVLLLQEEALGSSLIEPKEFPALHCASGIEHCPDLDRKEECLCRNCSIYAENDLETGTPTLYFCLDGSSTSCCLGEENFDEERVAETLRHYYRRTD